From the genome of Eublepharis macularius isolate TG4126 chromosome 12, MPM_Emac_v1.0, whole genome shotgun sequence, one region includes:
- the MINK1 gene encoding misshapen-like kinase 1 isoform X7, protein MADPAPARSLDDIDLSALRDPAGIFELVEVVGNGTYGQVYKGRHVKTGQLAAIKVMDVTEDEEEEIKQEINMLKKYSHHRNIATYYGAFVKKSPPGNDDQLWLVMEFCGAGSVTDLVKNTKGNALKEDCIAYICREILRGLAHLHAHKVIHRDIKGQNVLLTENAEVKLVDFGVSAQLDRTVGRRNTFIGTPYWMAPEVIACDENPDATYDYRSDIWSLGITAIEMAEGAPPLCDMHPMRALFLIPRNPPPKLKSKKWSKKFIDFIDSCLVKAYTSRPPTEQLLKFPFIRDQPTERQVRIQLKDHIDRTRKKRGEKDETEYEYSGSEEEDDGRGEEGEPSSIMNVPGESTLRREFLRLQQENKSNSEAQKQQQQQLAAQHRDSEAHIKQLLHQRQRRIEEQKEERRRVEEQQRREREQRKLQEKEQQRRLEDMQVMRREEERRQAEREQEYIRHKLEEEQRQLEILQQQLLQEQALLLEYKRKQLEEQRQSERLQRQLQQEHAYLKSLQQQQQLHQQQQQQEKKPLYHYNRNANPADKPTWAREVEERARMNKQNSASPMAKSKPGGGGPESVPPSRSESASLSSSPASQTPPMQRPVEPQEGQHKSHLAHRVPLKPYAAPVPRSQSLQDQPSKNVAAFPVHDSTSSAPSPPRAGMIRQNSDPTSEGPAPQPSRPTADQRGPPWVKMDPEPPPKVPQRTSSIATALNTSGAVSGNSRPVHAVRASNPDLRRSDPGWERPDSSLQPGGANLPQAGSLERNRVGAPLKLDSSPIVPKADDHRSRPGRPANFVLLRERPEDVAPKPLKKAMDYSSSSDEMDSSEEEEEEAEEGERSEPGTDTPGARDGDTDSVSTMVVHDVEELTGGGSGGSESSYGEGTMLVQRTPEEERGLLHGDSNGYTNLPDVVQPSHSPTEAKSSSNSTCSPTKDPATDYQSRGLVKAPGKSSFTMFVDLGIYQSSGGSGDTVPITAFDPGRLEQLQLEARKGSVVNVNPTNTRPHSDTPEIRKYKKRFNSEILCAALWGVNLLVGTENGLMLLDRSGQGKVYSLINRRRFQQMDVLEGLNLLTTISGKRNKLRVYYLSWLRNKILHNDPEVEKKQGWTTVGDMEGCVHYRVVKYERIKFLVIALKNSVEVYAWAPKPYHKFMAFKSFADLPHRPLLVELTVEEGQRLKVIYGSCAGFHAIDVDSGNNYDIYIPVHIQSQITPHAIIFLPNAEGMEMLLCYEDEGVYVNTYGRIIKDVVLQWGEMPTSVAYICSNQIMGWGEKAIEIRSVETGHLDGVFMHKRAQRLKFLCERNDKVFFASVRSGGSSQVYFMTLNRNCIMNW, encoded by the exons GATCCTGCCGGCATATTTGAACTGGTAGAGGTGGTTGGCAATGGGACGTACGGGCAGGTCTACAAG gGTCGCCATGTCAAGACTGGGCAGTTGGCTGCTATCAAAGTCATGGATGTCACTGAG GATGAAGAAGAAGAGATCAAGCAAGAGATCAATATGCTGAAGAAGTATTCGCACCATCGGAACATCGCCACCTACTATGGGGCCTTCGTCAAGAAGAGCCCCCCTGGGAATGATGACCAACTGTGG cTTGTGATGGAGTTCTGTGGGGCTGGCTCAGTGACGGATCTGGTGAAGAACACCAAAGGCAATGCTCTGAAGGAGGACTGCATTGCCTACATTTGCCGGGAGATCCTCAGG GGGCTGGCCCACCTCCATGCACACAAGGTGATCCACCGAGACATCAAGGGCCAGAATGTGCTCCTCACTGAAAATGCAGAAGTGAAGCTGG TTGACTTCGGGGTGAGCGCTCAGCTGGACCGCACAGTGGGCCGCCGGAACACGTTTATCGGCACCCCTTACTGGATGGCCCCGGAGGTGATCGCTTGCGACGAGAACCCGGACGCCacctatgactacagg AGTGACATCTGGTCCCTGGGGATCACTGCTATTGAGATGGCCGAGGGAGCACCGC ccctGTGCGACATGCATCCCATGCGAGCTCTCTTCCTCATCCCTCGCAATCCTCCACCTAAGCTGAAATCCAAGAAATG GTCCAAGAAGTTCATTGACTTCATAGACAGCTGCCTGGTCAAGGCGTACACCAGCCGCCCCCCAACAGAGCAGCTCCTCAAGTTCCCCTTCATCCGGGACCAGCCTACAGAGCGGCAAGTCCGCATCCAGCTGAAAGACCACATCGATCGCACTCGCAAAAAAAGGGGAgagaaag ATGAAACGGAATATGAATACAGTGGTAGCGAGGAAGAGGATGATGGGCGTGGCGAGGAAGGCGAGCCCAG ctcCATCATGAATGTCCCAGGTGAGTCGACGCTACGGAGGGAGTTCCTTCGCCTGCAGCAGGAGAACAAGAGCAACTCGGAggcccagaagcagcagcagcagcagctggcggCCCAGCACCGCGACTCGGAGGCCCACATCAAGCAGCTCCTGCACCAGCGCCAGCGGCGCATCGAGGAGCAAAAGGAGGAGAGGCGGCGGGTCGAGGAG CAACAGCGCCGAGAGCGGGAGCAGCGGAAGCTGCAGGAGAAGGAGCAGCAGCGGCGGCTGGAGGACATGCAAGTGATGCGGCGGGAGGAGGAGCGCCGGCAAGCCGAGCGAGAGCAG gaGTATATCAGGCACAAGTTAGAGGAGGAGCAGAGGCAACTGGAGATCttgcagcagcagctcctccaGGAACAAGCCCTGCTGCTG GAGTACAAGCGGAAGCAGCTGGAGGAGCAGCGCCAGTCGGAGCGGCTCCAGCGCCAGCTGCAGCAGGAGCACGCCTACCTGAagtccctgcagcagcagcagcagcttcatcagcagcagcagcagcaggagaagaagCCCCTGTACCACTACAACCGCAACGCCAACCCTGCTGACAAACCCACCTGGGCACGGGAG GTCGAAGAGCGGGCGCGCATGAACAAGCAGAACTCTGCCTCCCCTATGGCCAAGAGCAAGCCAGGGGGCGGGGGGCCTGAGTCCGTGCCCCCCTCCCGTTCCGAGTCGGCATCGCTCAGCTCCTCCCCTGCCTCTCAGACCCCACCGATGCAGCGCCCGGTGGAGCCCCAAGAGGGGCAGCACAAG AGCCATCTCGCCCATCGCGTCCCACTCAAACCATACGCTGCCCCCGTCCCTCGCTCCCAGTCGCTGCAGGACCAGCCCAGCAAGAACGTGGCCGCTTTCCCTGTCCATGACTCCACCTCCTCCGCCCCATCCCCACCTCGAGCGGGCATGATCCGGCAGAACTCGGACCCCACTTCAGAGGGCCCTGCCCCACAGCCGTCCCGACCCACGGCGGATCAGCGAGGACCACCCTGGGTCAAAATGGACCCTGAGCCCCCTCCCAAG GTTCCCCAGCGGACATCCTCTATAGCAACAGCACTCAACACCAGCGGGGCAGTGAGTGGCAACAGCAGGCCAGTCCACGCTGTTCGAGCCAG CAACCCAGATCTTCGGAGGAGTGACCCTGGCTGGGAGCGCCCGGACAGTTCACTGCAGCCAGGGGGCGCTAACCTGCCCCAGGCGGGCTCCCTGGAGCGCAACCGTGTAGGAG ctcccctaAAGCTGGACAGCTCCCCAATCGTGCCCAAGGCGGATGACCATCGTTCGAGGCCTGGCCGGCCAGCA AATTTTGTGCTGCTCAGAGAACGGCCAGAGGATGTGGCCCCGAAGCCCCTTAAGAAGGCCATGGACTATTCCTCCTCCAGTGATGAAATGGATTCCagcgaagaggaggaggaggaggcagaggagggaGAGCGCTCAGAGCCTGGCACGGACACCCCAGGGGCCAG GGACGGCGACACAGATTCCGTGAGCACCATGGTGGTGCATGACGTGGAAGAGCTCACGGGAGGCGGCAGCGGAGGCTCTGAGAGCTCTTATGGCGAGGGGACGATGCTGGTACAGCGG ACTCCCGAGGAGGAGCGGGGCCTTCTGCACGGCGACAGCAATGGCTATACCAACCTGCCAGACGTGGTCCAGCCCAGCCACTCGCCAACAGAAGCcaagagcagcagcaacagcacctGCTCACCCACCAAGGACCCTGCGACAGAT TATCAGTCACGGGGCCTGGTGAAAGCCCCTGGGAAGAGCTCCTTCACCATGTTTGTGGATTTGGGCATCTACCAGAGTTCGGGCGGAAGCGGAGACACGGTCCCCATAACAG CATTTGACCCAGGGAGACTGGAGCAGCTGCAGCTGGAAGCCCGGAAAGGCTCCGTGGTCAACGTGAACCCCACAAACACGCGGCCCCACAGCGACACACCTGAGATCCGCAAGTACAAGAAACGCTTCAACTCGGAGATTCTGTGCGCCGCCCTTTGGG GAGTCAACCTGCTGGTGGGGACTGAGAATGGGCTGATGCTCCTGGACCGAAGCGGGCAGGGCAAGGTGTACAGCCTCATTAACCGCCGACGGTTCCAGCAGATGGATGTCTTGGAAGGGCTCAACCTGCTGACGACCATCTCAG GGAAGAGGAACAAGCTACGTGTCTACTACCTCTCCTGGCTACGGAACAAAATTTTGCACAATGATCCTGAAGTGGAGAAGAAGCAGGGCTGGACCACCGTGGGGGACATGGAGGGCTGTGTTCACTACCGTGTGG TGAAGTACGAACGGATCAAGTTCCTGGTCATCGCGCTCAAGAACTCCGTGGAGGTCTATGCCTGGGCCCCaaagccctaccacaaattcatGGCCTTCAAG TCTTTTGCCGACCTGCCTCACCGGCCGCTGCTAGTGGAGTTGACCGTGGAAGAGGGGCAGCGGCTGAAAGTGATCTACGGGTCTTGTGCTGGTTTCCATGCCATAGACGTGGACTCCGGAAACAACTATGACATCTACATCCCTGTGCAT atccaGTCGCAGATCACCCCGCACGCCATCATCTTCCTGCCCAACGCCGAAGGGATGGAGATGCTCCTCTGCTATGAAGACGAGGGGGTCTACGTCAACACCTACGGGCGTATCATCAAGGACGTCGTGCTGCAGTGGGGAGAGATGCCCACCTCTGTCG cttacaTCTGCTCCAATCAGATCATGGGGTGGGGTGAGAAAGCCATTGAGATCCGCTCGGTGGAGACAGGGCACCTGGACGGTGTCTTCATGCACAAGCGGGCCCAGCGCCTGAAGTTCCTGTGTGAGCGAAATGACAAG GTCTTCTTTGCCTCTGTGCGCtccggaggcagcagccaggtctACTTCATGACGTTGAACAGAAACTGCATTATGAACTGGTGA
- the MINK1 gene encoding misshapen-like kinase 1 isoform X3 gives MADPAPARSLDDIDLSALRDPAGIFELVEVVGNGTYGQVYKGRHVKTGQLAAIKVMDVTEDEEEEIKQEINMLKKYSHHRNIATYYGAFVKKSPPGNDDQLWLVMEFCGAGSVTDLVKNTKGNALKEDCIAYICREILRGLAHLHAHKVIHRDIKGQNVLLTENAEVKLVDFGVSAQLDRTVGRRNTFIGTPYWMAPEVIACDENPDATYDYRSDIWSLGITAIEMAEGAPPLCDMHPMRALFLIPRNPPPKLKSKKWSKKFIDFIDSCLVKAYTSRPPTEQLLKFPFIRDQPTERQVRIQLKDHIDRTRKKRGEKDETEYEYSGSEEEDDGRGEEGEPSSIMNVPGESTLRREFLRLQQENKSNSEAQKQQQQQLAAQHRDSEAHIKQLLHQRQRRIEEQKEERRRVEEQQRREREQRKLQEKEQQRRLEDMQVMRREEERRQAEREQEYIRHKLEEEQRQLEILQQQLLQEQALLLEYKRKQLEEQRQSERLQRQLQQEHAYLKSLQQQQQLHQQQQQQEKKPLYHYNRNANPADKPTWAREVEERARMNKQNSASPMAKSKPGGGGPESVPPSRSESASLSSSPASQTPPMQRPVEPQEGQHKSLQDQPSKNVAAFPVHDSTSSAPSPPRAGMIRQNSDPTSEGPAPQPSRPTADQRGPPWVKMDPEPPPKVPQRTSSIATALNTSGAVSGNSRPVHAVRARPRSKSAWHIHMQSRLERGPKWDPSPAPPPPPTAGRTPPWDPPAAGPNASSNPDLRRSDPGWERPDSSLQPGGANLPQAGSLERNRVGAPLKLDSSPIVPKADDHRSRPGRPASYKRAIGENFVLLRERPEDVAPKPLKKAMDYSSSSDEMDSSEEEEEEAEEGERSEPGTDTPGARDGDTDSVSTMVVHDVEELTGGGSGGSESSYGEGTMLVQRTPEEERGLLHGDSNGYTNLPDVVQPSHSPTEAKSSSNSTCSPTKDPATDYQSRGLVKAPGKSSFTMFVDLGIYQSSGGSGDTVPITAFDPGRLEQLQLEARKGSVVNVNPTNTRPHSDTPEIRKYKKRFNSEILCAALWGVNLLVGTENGLMLLDRSGQGKVYSLINRRRFQQMDVLEGLNLLTTISGKRNKLRVYYLSWLRNKILHNDPEVEKKQGWTTVGDMEGCVHYRVVKYERIKFLVIALKNSVEVYAWAPKPYHKFMAFKSFADLPHRPLLVELTVEEGQRLKVIYGSCAGFHAIDVDSGNNYDIYIPVHIQSQITPHAIIFLPNAEGMEMLLCYEDEGVYVNTYGRIIKDVVLQWGEMPTSVAYICSNQIMGWGEKAIEIRSVETGHLDGVFMHKRAQRLKFLCERNDKVFFASVRSGGSSQVYFMTLNRNCIMNW, from the exons GATCCTGCCGGCATATTTGAACTGGTAGAGGTGGTTGGCAATGGGACGTACGGGCAGGTCTACAAG gGTCGCCATGTCAAGACTGGGCAGTTGGCTGCTATCAAAGTCATGGATGTCACTGAG GATGAAGAAGAAGAGATCAAGCAAGAGATCAATATGCTGAAGAAGTATTCGCACCATCGGAACATCGCCACCTACTATGGGGCCTTCGTCAAGAAGAGCCCCCCTGGGAATGATGACCAACTGTGG cTTGTGATGGAGTTCTGTGGGGCTGGCTCAGTGACGGATCTGGTGAAGAACACCAAAGGCAATGCTCTGAAGGAGGACTGCATTGCCTACATTTGCCGGGAGATCCTCAGG GGGCTGGCCCACCTCCATGCACACAAGGTGATCCACCGAGACATCAAGGGCCAGAATGTGCTCCTCACTGAAAATGCAGAAGTGAAGCTGG TTGACTTCGGGGTGAGCGCTCAGCTGGACCGCACAGTGGGCCGCCGGAACACGTTTATCGGCACCCCTTACTGGATGGCCCCGGAGGTGATCGCTTGCGACGAGAACCCGGACGCCacctatgactacagg AGTGACATCTGGTCCCTGGGGATCACTGCTATTGAGATGGCCGAGGGAGCACCGC ccctGTGCGACATGCATCCCATGCGAGCTCTCTTCCTCATCCCTCGCAATCCTCCACCTAAGCTGAAATCCAAGAAATG GTCCAAGAAGTTCATTGACTTCATAGACAGCTGCCTGGTCAAGGCGTACACCAGCCGCCCCCCAACAGAGCAGCTCCTCAAGTTCCCCTTCATCCGGGACCAGCCTACAGAGCGGCAAGTCCGCATCCAGCTGAAAGACCACATCGATCGCACTCGCAAAAAAAGGGGAgagaaag ATGAAACGGAATATGAATACAGTGGTAGCGAGGAAGAGGATGATGGGCGTGGCGAGGAAGGCGAGCCCAG ctcCATCATGAATGTCCCAGGTGAGTCGACGCTACGGAGGGAGTTCCTTCGCCTGCAGCAGGAGAACAAGAGCAACTCGGAggcccagaagcagcagcagcagcagctggcggCCCAGCACCGCGACTCGGAGGCCCACATCAAGCAGCTCCTGCACCAGCGCCAGCGGCGCATCGAGGAGCAAAAGGAGGAGAGGCGGCGGGTCGAGGAG CAACAGCGCCGAGAGCGGGAGCAGCGGAAGCTGCAGGAGAAGGAGCAGCAGCGGCGGCTGGAGGACATGCAAGTGATGCGGCGGGAGGAGGAGCGCCGGCAAGCCGAGCGAGAGCAG gaGTATATCAGGCACAAGTTAGAGGAGGAGCAGAGGCAACTGGAGATCttgcagcagcagctcctccaGGAACAAGCCCTGCTGCTG GAGTACAAGCGGAAGCAGCTGGAGGAGCAGCGCCAGTCGGAGCGGCTCCAGCGCCAGCTGCAGCAGGAGCACGCCTACCTGAagtccctgcagcagcagcagcagcttcatcagcagcagcagcagcaggagaagaagCCCCTGTACCACTACAACCGCAACGCCAACCCTGCTGACAAACCCACCTGGGCACGGGAG GTCGAAGAGCGGGCGCGCATGAACAAGCAGAACTCTGCCTCCCCTATGGCCAAGAGCAAGCCAGGGGGCGGGGGGCCTGAGTCCGTGCCCCCCTCCCGTTCCGAGTCGGCATCGCTCAGCTCCTCCCCTGCCTCTCAGACCCCACCGATGCAGCGCCCGGTGGAGCCCCAAGAGGGGCAGCACAAG TCGCTGCAGGACCAGCCCAGCAAGAACGTGGCCGCTTTCCCTGTCCATGACTCCACCTCCTCCGCCCCATCCCCACCTCGAGCGGGCATGATCCGGCAGAACTCGGACCCCACTTCAGAGGGCCCTGCCCCACAGCCGTCCCGACCCACGGCGGATCAGCGAGGACCACCCTGGGTCAAAATGGACCCTGAGCCCCCTCCCAAG GTTCCCCAGCGGACATCCTCTATAGCAACAGCACTCAACACCAGCGGGGCAGTGAGTGGCAACAGCAGGCCAGTCCACGCTGTTCGAGCCAG ACCCCGTAGCAAGTCCGCCTGGCATATCCACATGCAGAGCCGGCTGGAGAGGGGTCCCAAGTGGGATCCTTCaccagcccctcctccccccccgaCTGCAGGCCGGACCCCACCCTGGGACCCACCGGCTGCCGGGCCAAACGCCAGTAG CAACCCAGATCTTCGGAGGAGTGACCCTGGCTGGGAGCGCCCGGACAGTTCACTGCAGCCAGGGGGCGCTAACCTGCCCCAGGCGGGCTCCCTGGAGCGCAACCGTGTAGGAG ctcccctaAAGCTGGACAGCTCCCCAATCGTGCCCAAGGCGGATGACCATCGTTCGAGGCCTGGCCGGCCAGCA AGCTATAAGCGCGCAATTGGCGAG AATTTTGTGCTGCTCAGAGAACGGCCAGAGGATGTGGCCCCGAAGCCCCTTAAGAAGGCCATGGACTATTCCTCCTCCAGTGATGAAATGGATTCCagcgaagaggaggaggaggaggcagaggagggaGAGCGCTCAGAGCCTGGCACGGACACCCCAGGGGCCAG GGACGGCGACACAGATTCCGTGAGCACCATGGTGGTGCATGACGTGGAAGAGCTCACGGGAGGCGGCAGCGGAGGCTCTGAGAGCTCTTATGGCGAGGGGACGATGCTGGTACAGCGG ACTCCCGAGGAGGAGCGGGGCCTTCTGCACGGCGACAGCAATGGCTATACCAACCTGCCAGACGTGGTCCAGCCCAGCCACTCGCCAACAGAAGCcaagagcagcagcaacagcacctGCTCACCCACCAAGGACCCTGCGACAGAT TATCAGTCACGGGGCCTGGTGAAAGCCCCTGGGAAGAGCTCCTTCACCATGTTTGTGGATTTGGGCATCTACCAGAGTTCGGGCGGAAGCGGAGACACGGTCCCCATAACAG CATTTGACCCAGGGAGACTGGAGCAGCTGCAGCTGGAAGCCCGGAAAGGCTCCGTGGTCAACGTGAACCCCACAAACACGCGGCCCCACAGCGACACACCTGAGATCCGCAAGTACAAGAAACGCTTCAACTCGGAGATTCTGTGCGCCGCCCTTTGGG GAGTCAACCTGCTGGTGGGGACTGAGAATGGGCTGATGCTCCTGGACCGAAGCGGGCAGGGCAAGGTGTACAGCCTCATTAACCGCCGACGGTTCCAGCAGATGGATGTCTTGGAAGGGCTCAACCTGCTGACGACCATCTCAG GGAAGAGGAACAAGCTACGTGTCTACTACCTCTCCTGGCTACGGAACAAAATTTTGCACAATGATCCTGAAGTGGAGAAGAAGCAGGGCTGGACCACCGTGGGGGACATGGAGGGCTGTGTTCACTACCGTGTGG TGAAGTACGAACGGATCAAGTTCCTGGTCATCGCGCTCAAGAACTCCGTGGAGGTCTATGCCTGGGCCCCaaagccctaccacaaattcatGGCCTTCAAG TCTTTTGCCGACCTGCCTCACCGGCCGCTGCTAGTGGAGTTGACCGTGGAAGAGGGGCAGCGGCTGAAAGTGATCTACGGGTCTTGTGCTGGTTTCCATGCCATAGACGTGGACTCCGGAAACAACTATGACATCTACATCCCTGTGCAT atccaGTCGCAGATCACCCCGCACGCCATCATCTTCCTGCCCAACGCCGAAGGGATGGAGATGCTCCTCTGCTATGAAGACGAGGGGGTCTACGTCAACACCTACGGGCGTATCATCAAGGACGTCGTGCTGCAGTGGGGAGAGATGCCCACCTCTGTCG cttacaTCTGCTCCAATCAGATCATGGGGTGGGGTGAGAAAGCCATTGAGATCCGCTCGGTGGAGACAGGGCACCTGGACGGTGTCTTCATGCACAAGCGGGCCCAGCGCCTGAAGTTCCTGTGTGAGCGAAATGACAAG GTCTTCTTTGCCTCTGTGCGCtccggaggcagcagccaggtctACTTCATGACGTTGAACAGAAACTGCATTATGAACTGGTGA